TTTTCGTTGCTCCAAGGCGAACAAAGTCGCAGTAAAACGTCACTGCAACCACAATTACGCCTTTTACACCCGCAATGCGCGCATGCCGTGCTGCGCCAGGTAACCCAGCACCATGCCGGGCAGCGCCGTCAGGGCGCCTACCTCGTGCGCAGCGCCGATCGCGATCGCTTCGCGCGGCATGCCGAACACCACGCAACTGGCCTCGTCCTGGGCGAAATTATACGCTCCGGCATTCTTCATCTCCAGCATGCCGGCTGCGCCATCCTTGCCCATGCCGGTCAGGATCACGCCCACCGCGTTTTTGCCGGCCGCCTGCGCTGCCGAGCGGAACAAGACGTCCACCGACGGCCGGTGGCGATTGACCGGCTCGGCCTGGTCGATCCTGGTCATGTAGTTGGCGCCACTGCGGGTCAGGTACAGGTGCGAGTGGCCGGGCGCAATGTAGGCGTGGCCGGGCAGCACGCGTTCGTTGCCCTGCGCTTCCTGCACCGAGATCTTGCACAGCGAGTCGAGCCGCTTGGCGAACGAGCGGGTAAAGCCTTCGGGCATGTGCTGGGTGATCAGGATGCCGGGGCAGTCCGACGGCATCTGCATCAGGAATTCACGGATTGCCTCGGTGCCGCCGGTGGAAGCGCCGACGATAATCAGCTTTTCCGACGACAACAGCGGATTGCGCAGCGCCGACAACGGCGTGCTGCCCTGTGCAGCGGCGCCCGGTTGCGGCAAGGTGCGGGCGCGCACGCGGGCCTTGGCGGCAGCGCGGATCTTGTCGGAGATGAGGTCGGTGTATTCGCGCATGCCAGCCTGGATCGAGATTTTCGGCTTGGTGACGAAATCGACCGCGCCCAGTTCCAGCGCGCGCATGGTGATCTCGGAGCCGCGCTCGGTCAGCGACGACACCATCACGACTGGCATCGGCCGCAGGCGCATCAGCTTTTCCAGGAAGTCGAGGCCGTCCATTTTCGGCATCTCGACGTCGAGCGTGAGCACGTCCGGGTTGTGCTGCTTGATCAATTCGCGCGCGACCAGCGGATCGGGTGCCGTCGCCACCACCTCCATGTCGGGTTGACTATTGATGATCTCGCTCATGACACTGCGGATCAGCGCGGAGTCATCGACGATGAGAACTTTGATCTTCATACGGTTGCTTTCTACACATTAAAACAAATCGATTTCGCC
This is a stretch of genomic DNA from Duganella zoogloeoides. It encodes these proteins:
- a CDS encoding protein-glutamate methylesterase/protein-glutamine glutaminase, whose translation is MKIKVLIVDDSALIRSVMSEIINSQPDMEVVATAPDPLVARELIKQHNPDVLTLDVEMPKMDGLDFLEKLMRLRPMPVVMVSSLTERGSEITMRALELGAVDFVTKPKISIQAGMREYTDLISDKIRAAAKARVRARTLPQPGAAAQGSTPLSALRNPLLSSEKLIIVGASTGGTEAIREFLMQMPSDCPGILITQHMPEGFTRSFAKRLDSLCKISVQEAQGNERVLPGHAYIAPGHSHLYLTRSGANYMTRIDQAEPVNRHRPSVDVLFRSAAQAAGKNAVGVILTGMGKDGAAGMLEMKNAGAYNFAQDEASCVVFGMPREAIAIGAAHEVGALTALPGMVLGYLAQHGMRALRV